One window of the Rosa rugosa chromosome 3, drRosRugo1.1, whole genome shotgun sequence genome contains the following:
- the LOC133738804 gene encoding probable alpha-amylase 2, which translates to MAMGNLSTDYQEQNQQTDIGASIRNGREILLQAFNWESHKHDWWKNLESKVPDIAKSGFTSAWLPPSTHSFAPEGYLPQNIYSLNSKYGSEHQLKGLLQKMKQCKIRPMADIVINHRVGTTQGHGGMYNRYDGIPLSWDEHAVTSCTGGLGNRSTGDNFNGVPNIDHSQPFVRKDITTWLQWLRNTVGFQDFRFDFARGYAAKYVKEYIEGAKPIFSVGEYWDSCNYNGHGLDHNQDSHRQQIISWIDGTGQLSTAFDFTTKGILQEAVNGQLWRLRDPQGKPPGLMGWWPSRSVTFLDNHDTGSTQAHWPFPSNHIMEGYAYILTHPGIPSVFYDHFYDSGDSIHDQIVKLIHIRKQKDIHSRSSVRILEAQPNLYSAIIGEKVCMKIGDGSWCPDVREWKLATSGHRYAVWHK; encoded by the exons ATGGCAATGGGTAACCTTAGCACT GATTATCAAGAACAGAATCAGCAGACTGATATTG GTGCTTCAATACGTAATGGAAGAGAAATTCTTTTACAG GCCTTTAACTGGGAATCTCATAAACATGACTGGTGGAAAAATTTAGAAAGTAAAGTTCCAGATATTGCAAAATCTGGATTTACATCAGCATGGTTGCCACCATCAACTCATTCCTTTGCCCCGGAAG GTTACCTCCCTCAGAACATATATTCTCTCAATTCTAAATATGGATCTGAGCACCAATTAAAAGGCTTACTTCAAAAAATGAAGCAATGTAAAATTAGACCAATGGCTGACATAGTTATCAATCATCGTGTTGGGACTACCCAAGGGCATGGTGGAATGTACAATCGTTATGATGGAATTCCTTTGTCATGGGATGAACATGCCGTCACATCTTGTACTGGTGGACTG GGGAATCGAAGCACTGGGGACAATTTCAATGGGGTTCCAAATATTGATCATAGTCAACCTTTTGTTAGAAAGGATATTACTACATGGCTACAGTGGCTTCGCAATACTGTTGGTTTTCAggattttcgatttgatttCGCAAGGGG TTATGCAGCTAAATATGTGAAAGAGTATATTGAAGGAGCAAAACCAATTTTTTCCGTTGGGGAGTATTGGGATTCTTGCAACTACAATGGTCATGGTTTGGACCACAACCAAG ATAGCCACAGACAGCAGATAATAAGTTGGATTGATGGCACTGGACAGCTATCAACTGCATTTGACTTCACAACCAAGGGAATTCTTCAG GAAGCTGTCAATGGACAATTATGGCGATTACGTGATCCCCAAGGGAAGCCACCAGGTTTAATGGGATGGTGGCCTTCAAGATCTGTCACATTCCTAGATAACCATGATACAGGCTCAACACAG GCTCACTGGCCATTCCCTTCAAATCATATTATGGAG GGTTATGCATATATACTCACGCACCCTGGAATACCTTCCGTTTTCTATGACCACTTCTATGATTCGGGTGATTCCATTCATGATCAGATTGTGAAACTG ATCCACATTAGGAAGCAAAAAGACATTCACAGCCGATCATCTGTAAGGATCCTGGAGGCCCAGCCAAACCTCTACTCTGCTATAATTGGGGAGAAAGTGTGCATGAAAATTGGGGATGGTTCATGGTGCCCAGACGTGAGGGAGTGGAAGCTGGCAACCTCTGGCCACAGATATGCGGTTTGGCACAAGTAA
- the LOC133736771 gene encoding F-box protein SKIP23-like, whose product MATDWTQLPPELVESISKKLKIYADYLRFRVVCHSWQASVPKTPNHLPPQLPWLMLPQSQPNQSHRAFYNLSNSRVHFLHLPEASHRKRRCGSSHGWLVILDETPSVLLVNPLTRGKRHLPPLSTFPNVVSFDYSQIGREYVLRSLSGELYTRSLIQMRDSFVKKLVLSLSPMEENGFIALTIVNQTGDLAFCREGDENWSFIDEARCYSEDAISFNGLFYAVDNHGIVAECDVKGPSPVVRIIQTPRLDDADMRYLVNSGADLLLLSRYLDVDHDIVNDDANVNYRTVGFDVFRMNWMGPRWEKVENLGDRMLFIGENSSFSLSASDFPGCVGNCIYFTDDYSELNYESGVGGYDSGIFRLWDGTIQELPPYPRNSNYQVHWPPGSLPLWVIPNPC is encoded by the coding sequence ATGGCCACTGATTGGACCCAGCTCCCACCGGAACTGGTAGAATCAATCTCCAAAAAGCTCAAAATCTATGCAGACTATCTCCGATTCCGAGTCGTCTGTCACAGCTGGCAAGCCTCTGTTCCCAAAACTCCAAACCACCTACCTCCTCAGCTCCCATGGCTTATGCTCCCCCAATCCCAACCCAACCAATCACACCGCGCCTTTTACAACCTCTCCAACAGCAGAGTCCACTTCCTCCACCTTCCAGAAGCTTCTCACCGCAAGCGCCGCTGCGGCTCCTCCCACGGCTGGCTTGTGATCCTCGACGAAACCCCCTCCGTCCTCCTTGTAAACCCCCTGACACGTGGCAAGCGCCACCTCCCTCCGCTGTCCACCTTCCCTAATGTTGTTAGTTTCGATTACTCCCAAATTGGGCGGGAATATGTGCTTCGGTCCCTGTCCGGCGAGCTCTACACGCGCAGCTTGATCCAAATGCGTGATTCCTTTGTGAAGAAGCTGGTGCTGTCTTTGAGTCCAATGGAAGAAAACGGTTTTATTGCCCTGACGATTGTGAATCAGACCGGTGACTTGGCGTTTTGTAGGGAGGGGGACGAGAATTGGAGTTTCATAGATGAAGCAAGATGTTATTCAGAGGATGCCATTTCTTTCAATGGCTTGTTTTACGCGGTTGATAATCATGGCATTGTTGCAGAGTGCGATGTGAAAGGTCCGTCCCCTGTTGTTAGGATCATCCAAACGCCGAGATTGGATGATGCAGATATGAGGTATTTGGTGAATTCAGGGGCTGATTTGTTGTTGCTTAGCAGGTATTTGGATGTTGATCATGATATTGTGAACGATGATGCAAATGTGAATTACAGAACTGTGGGATTCGATGTTTTTAGGATGAATTGGATGGGGCCGAGGTGGGAGAAGGTTGAGAACTTGGGTGATAGGATGCTGTTTATTGGGGAAAACTCGTCATTTTCATTGTCGGCATCTGATTTTCCAGGATGTGTGGGGAATTGTATCTATTTTACGGATGATTACTCCGAGTTGAACTATGAAAGTGGAGTTGGGGGATATGATtctggcattttcagattatggGATGGAACGATTCAGGAATTGCCCCCTTATCCAAGGAATTCAAATTACCAGGTACATTGGCCTCCCGGCTCTCTACCGCTTTGGGTTATCCCCAATCCATGCTAA
- the LOC133739558 gene encoding uncharacterized protein LOC133739558 — MDSPSAALSLSDQQQMKVIEKLEVFKIQGRDKLGRKVLRIVGKSLPARSVSKEALNEYLKEKIFPKLEEKPFSIVYVHTDVNRSENFPGISTLRSIYEAIPVNVKDNLEAVYFVHPGLQARLFLATFGRLLFTGGLYRKVNYVTRLEFLWDHVRRNEMEIPEFVYDYDEELEYRPMMDYGIESDHPRVYGAPPAMDSSVSIYSMRCIG; from the exons ATGGACTCTCCCTCTGCAGCACTCTCTCTATCAGACCAACAGCAAATGAAGGTGATAGAGAAACTAGAAGTTTTCAAGATCCAGGGCCGAGACAAGCTTGGCCGAAAGGTTCTTCGCATCGTCGGAAAGTCTCTTCCAG CTCGTAGTGTAAGCAAAGAGGCTCTGAATGAGTACTTGAAGGAGAAAATCTTCCCAAAATTAGAGGAAAAGCCGTTTTCAATCGTCTACGTGCACACTGATGTTAATCGCAGCGAAAACTTCCCCGGAATTTCTACCCTCCGATCTATCTACGAGGCTATTCCGGTGAACGTGAAGGATAATCTCGAAGCTGTCTACTTTGTCCACCCGGGCTTGCAGGCCAGACTCTTCCTCGCCACCTTTGGCCGTCTCCTCTTCACCGGAGG GTTGTACAGGAAGGTGAACTATGTGACGAGGCTGGAGTTTCTGTGGGATCACGTGAGGCGGAATGAAATGGAGATACCGGAGTTTGTGTACGATTACGACGAGGAGCTGGAGTACCGTCCGATGATGGACTATGGGATAGAGAGTGACCATCCTAGAGTGTATGGTGCACCACCTGCTATGGACTCGTCCGTATCCATCTACTCCATGCGCTGTATCGGATAG
- the LOC133739108 gene encoding uncharacterized protein LOC133739108, protein MENPDNTKATRSPPPPPPQQPDPKKLKMSTTTTDDEETTTTAQKQRIKRRKVAIFFAYCGVGYQGMQKNPGAKTIEGDLEEALYLSGAVPEQDRNNPKRYDWARSARTDKGVSAVGQVVSGRFYVDPPGFVDCLNSNLCPQIRIFGYKRVTASFNAKKFCDRRRYVYLIPVFALDPSAHRDRESVKASLGSDEEFVKCLECSDRGRKVGGLMGKRTYELRGDSSNSESVNGGISTNDDSHMKNDIANDIGVSEVEVEVVANADMNSEVSGEEKQVVKGSGFCYGEKEKERFNRILSCYQGTHNFHNFTTRTKAEDPAATRYIISFTANTTVTVEGIEFVKCEVVGQSFMLHQIRKLIGLAVAIMRNCAPESLLERALQKDVNVNVPTAPEVGLYLDECFFSSYNQKWGDTHEEVSMKDYEAEAEAFKMKHIYTHIGATEHKEGVVGLWLHSLNHRNYPDLGADNNGDTSIERTADISSADNNGDTSNGKTAYIASADNNGDTSNGKTANISSADNNGDTSNRKTADISSADNNGDTSNGKTAYIATADNNGDTSNGKTAYIATADNNGDTSNGKTAYIATADNNGDTSKADISNVAQ, encoded by the exons ATGGAAAACCCAGACAACACAAAAGCCACAAGATCACCACCACCTCCGCCGCCGCAACAACCAGACCCCAAGAAGCTCAAAAtgtccaccaccaccaccgacGACGAagaaaccaccaccaccgcccAAAAGCAACGCATCAAACGCCGCAAGGTCGCAATCTTCTTCGCCTACTGCGGCGTCGGATACCAAGGAATGCAAAAGAACCCCGGCGCCAAGACCATCGAAGGCGACCTCGAAGAAGCCCTCTACCTCTCCGGCGCGGTCCCCGAGCAGGACCGCAACAACCCTAAGCGTTATGACTGGGCCCGCTCGGCCCGTACCGACAAGGGCGTCAGCGCCGTGGGCCAGGTCGTATCGGGCCGGTTCTATGTCGACCCGCCGGGGTTCGTGGACTGCCTCAATTCGAACCTCTGCCCGCAAATTCGGATTTTCGGGTACAAGCGCGTGACGGCGTCGTTTAATGCGAAGAAGTTCTGTGATCGGAGAAGGTATGTTTATCTTATTCCTGTGTTTGCTCTTGATCCTAGTGCCCATAGGGATAGAGAGAGTGTTAAGGCGAGTTTGGGGTCTGATGAGGAGTTTGTGAAGTGCTTGGAGTGCTCCGATAGGGGGCGGAAAGTCGGTGGATTGATGGGTAAGCGCACTTATGAATTGAGAGGTGATAGTTCGAATTCGGAATCTGTAAATGGAGGAATTAGCACAAATGATGATTCTCATATGAAAAACGACATTGCCAATGATATTGGGGTTTCTGAAGTTGAAGTTGAGGTGGTTGCCAATGCGGATATGAACTCTGAGGTCAGTGGAGAAGAGAAGCAGGTCGTGAAGGGAAGTGGGTTTTGTTATGgtgagaaggagaaggaaagGTTTAATAGAATCTTGAGTTGTTACCAGGGTACTCACAACTTCCACAACTTCACCACTAGAACTAAGGCTGAAGACCCTGCTGCAACGAGATACATTATTTCGTTCACTGCAAATACCACGGTTACAGTTGAGGGTATTGAATTTGTGAAGTGTGAGGTCGTGGGGCAGAGCTTCATGCTTCATCAGATTAGGAAGTTAATTGGGCTGGCAGTGGCAATCATGAGGAACTGTGCTCCTGAGTCGTTGTTAGAAAGAGCTTTGCAAAA GGATGTTAACGTCAATGTGCCTACGGCTCCTGAGGTTGGTTTGTACTTGGATGAGTGCTTCTTCTCATCATATAACCAGAAATGGGGAGACACTCATGAAGAAGTGTCGATGAAAGACTATGAAGCAGAGGCAGAAGCTTTCAAAATGAAGCATATTTACACTCATATTGGAGCCACTGAGCATAAAGAAGGTGTTGTGGGTCTCTGGTTGCACTCTCTTAACCACCGCAATTATCCGGATTTAGGTGCTGACAACAATGGAGACACCAGCATCGAAAGGACTGCTGATATCTCCAGTGCTGACAACAATGGGGATACCAGCAACGGAAAGACTGCATATATCGCCAGTGCTGACAACAATGGAGACACCAGCAACGGAAAGACTGCCAATATCTCCAGTGCTGACAACAATGGAGACACCAGCAACAGAAAGACCGCCGATATCTCCAGTGCTGACAACAATGGGGATACCAGCAATGGAAAGACTGCGTATATCGCCACTGCTGACAACAATGGGGATACCAGCAATGGAAAGACTGCGTATATCGCCACTGCTGACAACAATGGGGATACCAGCAATGGAAAGACTGCGTATATCGCTACTGCTGACAACAATGGAGACACCAGCAAGGCTGATATCTCCAATGTCGCCCAGTAA